The following coding sequences are from one Humulus lupulus chromosome X, drHumLupu1.1, whole genome shotgun sequence window:
- the LOC133806345 gene encoding uncharacterized protein LOC133806345 — protein MEYLNRSLQSNAKSSSFRFHPMCKDLKLINLCFADDVILFCKGTVGAVSVLKDSLKKFSEATGLSINSKQSQVYFGGVAAEVRTEILQGLNLSAGSFPLHYLGVPLRPTKWKHTDCELIIQKMRVKLFSWSSKHLSYAGHLLLIQTVLSGLRNYWMSIFTLPQSIIKEVEKLCRQFLWGASGTRCKFHLASWNQVCLPKVYGGLGLRDGTSWNKALLARYIWAVSTKQDSLWVKWIQHVCLKGVNFWDYVLKHDSSWYWRKLCHLRNRFNEK, from the coding sequence ATGGAGTACTTGAATAGAAGCTTGCAATCTAATGCCAAGTCCTCCTCTTTTCGGTTTCACCCGATGTGTAAGGACTTGAAGTTGATAAATCTTTGCTTCGCAGATgatgttattttattttgtaagggAACTGTTGGGGCTGTTTCTGTTCTGAAAGACTCTCTAAAGAAATTTAGTGAAGCTACTGGTTTGTCTATCAATTCAAAACAGTCCCAGGTTTATTTTGGAGGAGTTGCAGCTGAAGTTAGGACTGAAATTTTGCAGGGGTTGAACCTTTCAGCTGGATCTTTCCCTTTGCACTATCTTGGAGTGCCTTTGAGGCCTACTAAATGGAAACACACGGACTGTGAACTTATTATCCAAAAGATGCGAGTAAAGTTGTTTTCCTGGTCTAGTAAACACTTATCCTATGCAGGTCATTTACTGCTCATTCAAACTGTGTTGTCTGGTTTAAGGAATTATTGGATGTCTATTTTCACTTTGCCTCAAAGTATAATCAAGGAAGTGGAGAAGTTGTGTAGGCAGTTTCTTTGGGGGGCCTCGGGTACTCGTTGCAAGTTTCATTTGGCATCGTGGAACCAAGTTTGCTTGCCTAAGGTCTATGGTGGTCTTGGTCTTAGGGATGGTACTAGCTGGAACAAGGCCCTTCTAGCCAGGTATATTTGGGCTGTTTCGACAAAACAAGACTCACTTTGGGTAAAATGGATTCAGCATGTCTGCTTAAAAGGGGTGAACTTTTGGGATTATGTTTTGAAGCATGACAGTAGTTGGTATTGGCGCAAGCTATGTCACCTCAGGAATCGattcaatgaaaaataa